The DNA segment TTATTCTTCTAAGTTAAGATAAGACCTTTAATTTGTAAGATAAGATATCTAGGATTCCAACATAATCCGATTATCATCCCATAATATTAAACATAATTCTTCACAATATTCCTaactcattcaattaaatataagcgagaagaataaaaacatacaccaacaattaaaatatttaatagtttttaatcATGTCCTGAAACAAGAcctaactaatttattttactttgattTCTTCTATTGTAGTTGTGATACAAGCGATTATAGAAATAAGGCCCGAGCTAGTTTATTTAAGGGATGAAGATGGAAATACTCCCCTTCATTATGCAGCTGACATTGGTTATGTTGACGGATTtcgtattttattaaaaaaatcattgctAAATAAATTGGATCAAACTGCCTTGGAACGAAACAAGAAGGGCCGTCTTCCCCTTCATCTTGCTTGCAAAAGGGGTTGTGTTGAGATGGTAAAAGAATTCTTTGAACCTGGATCCGGATGGCCCATTAATCCTTATGTTCTCCTCAATCAAAAGGGTCAAAACATTCTTCACATTGCGGCAAAGAATGGAAGAGATAAAGTGGTAGAATACCTACTAGGAAATTGCAACACTGATGATCTACATATAAACCAGAAAGACTATGATGGGAACACATCATTGCATTTGGCTTCCAAAAATTTATTTCCGCAAGTTATCAAGTTGATCACAGAGGATAATAGGACTGATCTGAATCTCACGAATGAAGACGGTTTAACGGCTGGAGATATCAGTAAGACCTTTAAACATCCAATGTTGCGTAGAAGAGAGGTATGTGCTTCATCTTGacttcactataaatagattAACATGTCTCTGTGgatagaaaagataaaatgtaattaaacaaaatgagaTGTAACGATATTGAATCCTATGTTTTAATAACTTGTTGGTCCCCATTATAGAATTATTGTCTTTTtggtcatttaaaaaaataatctattaaaCTCTTgtgatttatattatttaattttaatctattattGTATACTCAGTCACAACATGAAATTCTACTGCTTGACTATAtatgcataattattttttatgtttacttCTGCttttctactttgaaattttaCAATATTTCCATGTAGCTAGATTTTTTCCATGAAGTTATTAAAAAGAGCTGGAGTCCCTGTAAATCACATGTTGCATTCTCAACGCCAACCACAGCCTGAAAAAGACACCTCTGATTTTCAACTCCAATCACAGCCTGAAAAAGACACCCGTCAGGCATTTTTGATTGTTGCAGCGTTGTTGATGACAGTGTCATTTGCAGCTGCTTTTACTGTACCAGGAGGTGTATATAGCTCTGATGACCCAAACCCTAAAATTAGAGGAACTGCAGTTTTGGCTCGTAAACCATTATTCGTGATATTCACCATCTTCAATATCATAACTATGTGTAGCTCCGCAATGGCATGTGCACTTCTGTCTGTGGGAATGGTTCTTCAGTCTGAACTTACTCCTACAATTCAATTTTCGCTCGTGTGTTTGTTATATGCCTTTTTCGCAGCACCAGTGGCGTTTATAGCTGCTGTAGTTATAGTTGTGGCCAATAACTATTTACTCACAATTGCTACAAGCGGCATTGGATGCGTGCTCGCTTTCTACACCGTTACGTTAATACTACCTTCAGTACTATCATATCTACAAGAAAAAGCGAACACTGATGCAATTATAGTGCATAGTCCAATACTTCGACCTCTTTATTGCTGTTCGATTCTTTTCTCGACAATAGGTGGTAAGCCCAaaattcttcttcattctcagAAAGCAAACAAGGACAAGGACAATTGATTAGAAGAGCATGTGCAACAAGGCAATTGAGTAgaagttattattgtttttactgGGATAGAATAAGAAAGATAATTCAGATCTTGCTCATTTAACTTTCCTTTATGTATGACATGAAACTTGGGATTTGTTTGTCAAATTGAAACtgaaaaatttagttaaaaattaaggtaatgtttgatttgatggcttattttctgttttttatttcttaaaaatgatttttattttcaagttttttaagattttaaatatatatatcaagaaaaaaatattgttaggtGTCATCACGTACGTTTTGACTTCatccggaaaaaaaaaaaacttaaaacgtTATTGCTatgttgttttca comes from the Glycine soja cultivar W05 chromosome 6, ASM419377v2, whole genome shotgun sequence genome and includes:
- the LOC114417218 gene encoding protein ACCELERATED CELL DEATH 6-like isoform X1, producing the protein MDQLRIDVDTASQVGLLHKEIVGKAMIYKLYEAVKEGHGANFFLVLKQQCEENKLRLSDVFDKVTLAGDSLLHVAANLGQERIVEMICDLFPLLLIRRNVRGDTPLHVAARSKKYDIVKLILSQYATKKSTHDEMKDKKITRETNECGNTPLHEAVYSGDVDVVKDIFDQDKAVAYCLNKSKRSPLCLAVVNGNEQILSLLLQIPLPADQPLSQCRRSSPLHTAIHHKKKVVIQAIIEIRPELVYLRDEDGNTPLHYAADIGYVDGFRILLKKSLLNKLDQTALERNKKGRLPLHLACKRGCVEMVKEFFEPGSGWPINPYVLLNQKGQNILHIAAKNGRDKVVEYLLGNCNTDDLHINQKDYDGNTSLHLASKNLFPQVIKLITEDNRTDLNLTNEDGLTAGDISKTFKHPMLRRREIFSMKLLKRAGVPVNHMLHSQRQPQPEKDTSDFQLQSQPEKDTRQAFLIVAALLMTVSFAAAFTVPGGVYSSDDPNPKIRGTAVLARKPLFVIFTIFNIITMCSSAMACALLSVGMVLQSELTPTIQFSLVCLLYAFFAAPVAFIAAVVIVVANNYLLTIATSGIGCVLAFYTVTLILPSVLSYLQEKANTDAIIVHSPILRPLYCCSILFSTIGGKPKILLHSQKANKDKDN
- the LOC114417218 gene encoding protein ACCELERATED CELL DEATH 6-like isoform X2; this translates as MIYKLYEAVKEGHGANFFLVLKQQCEENKLRLSDVFDKVTLAGDSLLHVAANLGQERIVEMICDLFPLLLIRRNVRGDTPLHVAARSKKYDIVKLILSQYATKKSTHDEMKDKKITRETNECGNTPLHEAVYSGDVDVVKDIFDQDKAVAYCLNKSKRSPLCLAVVNGNEQILSLLLQIPLPADQPLSQCRRSSPLHTAIHHKKKVVIQAIIEIRPELVYLRDEDGNTPLHYAADIGYVDGFRILLKKSLLNKLDQTALERNKKGRLPLHLACKRGCVEMVKEFFEPGSGWPINPYVLLNQKGQNILHIAAKNGRDKVVEYLLGNCNTDDLHINQKDYDGNTSLHLASKNLFPQVIKLITEDNRTDLNLTNEDGLTAGDISKTFKHPMLRRREIFSMKLLKRAGVPVNHMLHSQRQPQPEKDTSDFQLQSQPEKDTRQAFLIVAALLMTVSFAAAFTVPGGVYSSDDPNPKIRGTAVLARKPLFVIFTIFNIITMCSSAMACALLSVGMVLQSELTPTIQFSLVCLLYAFFAAPVAFIAAVVIVVANNYLLTIATSGIGCVLAFYTVTLILPSVLSYLQEKANTDAIIVHSPILRPLYCCSILFSTIGGKPKILLHSQKANKDKDN